A genomic window from Lepisosteus oculatus isolate fLepOcu1 chromosome 27, fLepOcu1.hap2, whole genome shotgun sequence includes:
- the bnipl gene encoding bcl-2/adenovirus E1B 19 kDa-interacting protein 2-like protein isoform X1 — protein MGTYTDVKDQFAPHGSQDPGKDFHIIQDMELKEEWQDEEFPRPLPEDTQSPGDEPDSPTGEEGKPAPPSSLALSGTRHGKRRLVAPALSLTLDRANSTVSDEFATATLSPSPDEDFDINLEDLETPSDSESWTFPESTHDLEWEDDLPRAGRREGAAASGAAAAASTPVMEQAEEGQLDLDEVDSRGRKWRVFRTAGQEHRVDMSVLEPYLRVLSHGGYYSEGQNDIIVFSSCYLPENSVDSYEYVMENLYRYIIGTLDLMVSENYIIVYLNGMSPRSKMPPLRWLRQCYQTIDRRLKKNLKGLLVVHPSWYIRALITVFKPFISAKFTRKLRFMSSLHELAEYIPMDHVEIPDCIRQLDEELHRPRGSWD, from the exons ATGGGGACGTACACAGATGTGAAAGACCAGTTTGCACCTCACGG GAGCCAGGATCCGGGGAAGGACTTCCACATCATCCAGGACATGGAGCTGAAGGAGGAGTGGCAGGACGAGGAGTTCCCCAG GCCTCTTCCAGAAGACACGCAGAGCCCAGGAGACGAGCCGGACAGCCCCACAGGAGAGGAGGGCAAACCAG CGCCGCCCAGCAGCCTGGCTCTCTCGGGGACCCGGCACGGCAAGAGGCGCCTGGTGGCGCCGGCCCTCAGCCTGACGCTGGACCGCGCCAACTCCACCGTGTCGGACGAGTTCGCCACGGCCACCCTCTCGCCCTCGCCCGACGAGGACTTCGACATCAACCTGGAGGACCTGGAGACGCCCTCCGACAGCGAGTCCTGGACCTTCCCGGAGAGCACCCACGACTTGGAGTGGGAGG ACGACCTGCCGCGGGCGGGCCGCAGGGAGGGGGCGGCGGCGTCCGGAGCAGCGGCGGCGGCCAGCACGCCGGTGATGGAGCAGGCGGAGGAGGGGCAGCTGGACCTGGACGAGGTGGACAGCCGCGGCAGGAAGTGGCGGGTGTTCCGCACCGCCGGGCAGGAGCACCGCGTGGACATGAGCGTGCTGGAGCCCTACCTGCGGGTGCTGTCCCACGGAG GTTACTACAGCGAAGGGCAGAACGACATCATCGTGTTTTCCTCCTGTTACCTCCCGGAGAACAGCGTCGACAGCTACGAATACGTCATGGAGAACCTCTACAG GTACATCATCGGGACCCTGGACCTGATGGTGTCGGAGAACTACATCATCGTCTACCTGAACGGCATGTCTCCGCGCAGCAAGATGCCCCCCCTGCGCTGGCTGCGCCAGTGCTACCAGACCATCGACCGGCG GTTAAAGAAGAACCTGAAGGGGCTGCTGGTGGTTCACCCCTCCTGGTACATCAGAGCCCTGATCACCGTCTTCAAGCCCTTCATCAG CGCGAAGTTCACCCGCAAGCTGCGGTTCATGAGCAGCCTGCACGAGCTGGCGGAGTACATCCCCATGGACCACGTGGAGATCCCGGACTGCATCCGACA GCTGGATGAAGAGCTGCACAGGCCCAGGGGCAGCTGGGACTGA
- the bnipl gene encoding bcl-2/adenovirus E1B 19 kDa-interacting protein 2-like protein isoform X2 gives MELKEEWQDEEFPRPLPEDTQSPGDEPDSPTGEEGKPAPPSSLALSGTRHGKRRLVAPALSLTLDRANSTVSDEFATATLSPSPDEDFDINLEDLETPSDSESWTFPESTHDLEWEDDLPRAGRREGAAASGAAAAASTPVMEQAEEGQLDLDEVDSRGRKWRVFRTAGQEHRVDMSVLEPYLRVLSHGGYYSEGQNDIIVFSSCYLPENSVDSYEYVMENLYRYIIGTLDLMVSENYIIVYLNGMSPRSKMPPLRWLRQCYQTIDRRLKKNLKGLLVVHPSWYIRALITVFKPFISAKFTRKLRFMSSLHELAEYIPMDHVEIPDCIRQLDEELHRPRGSWD, from the exons ATGGAGCTGAAGGAGGAGTGGCAGGACGAGGAGTTCCCCAG GCCTCTTCCAGAAGACACGCAGAGCCCAGGAGACGAGCCGGACAGCCCCACAGGAGAGGAGGGCAAACCAG CGCCGCCCAGCAGCCTGGCTCTCTCGGGGACCCGGCACGGCAAGAGGCGCCTGGTGGCGCCGGCCCTCAGCCTGACGCTGGACCGCGCCAACTCCACCGTGTCGGACGAGTTCGCCACGGCCACCCTCTCGCCCTCGCCCGACGAGGACTTCGACATCAACCTGGAGGACCTGGAGACGCCCTCCGACAGCGAGTCCTGGACCTTCCCGGAGAGCACCCACGACTTGGAGTGGGAGG ACGACCTGCCGCGGGCGGGCCGCAGGGAGGGGGCGGCGGCGTCCGGAGCAGCGGCGGCGGCCAGCACGCCGGTGATGGAGCAGGCGGAGGAGGGGCAGCTGGACCTGGACGAGGTGGACAGCCGCGGCAGGAAGTGGCGGGTGTTCCGCACCGCCGGGCAGGAGCACCGCGTGGACATGAGCGTGCTGGAGCCCTACCTGCGGGTGCTGTCCCACGGAG GTTACTACAGCGAAGGGCAGAACGACATCATCGTGTTTTCCTCCTGTTACCTCCCGGAGAACAGCGTCGACAGCTACGAATACGTCATGGAGAACCTCTACAG GTACATCATCGGGACCCTGGACCTGATGGTGTCGGAGAACTACATCATCGTCTACCTGAACGGCATGTCTCCGCGCAGCAAGATGCCCCCCCTGCGCTGGCTGCGCCAGTGCTACCAGACCATCGACCGGCG GTTAAAGAAGAACCTGAAGGGGCTGCTGGTGGTTCACCCCTCCTGGTACATCAGAGCCCTGATCACCGTCTTCAAGCCCTTCATCAG CGCGAAGTTCACCCGCAAGCTGCGGTTCATGAGCAGCCTGCACGAGCTGGCGGAGTACATCCCCATGGACCACGTGGAGATCCCGGACTGCATCCGACA GCTGGATGAAGAGCTGCACAGGCCCAGGGGCAGCTGGGACTGA